In Chrysoperla carnea chromosome 2, inChrCarn1.1, whole genome shotgun sequence, the following proteins share a genomic window:
- the LOC123293730 gene encoding serine/threonine-protein kinase NIM1-like gives MVQRASIGPVQTTTPYEQLLHNLKHDSRWTHEISLGKRVGFYRFSGDIGSGNFSQVKMAIHQLTKDKVAIKIIDKSKLDNKTRKMLAREIATMEAVHHPNIIRLFEVVETYTKIHLVTEYAKGGELFNKISSEGKIHETEAKIVFTQVVLAVNYMHSKGFIHRDIKAENVFYAGPNYVKLGDFGFSTKLLKGPDEHLNTFCGSPPYAAPELFRDQHYIGRSVDTWALGVLLYFVVTGAMPFRANTVVKLKDCILNGKYDIPSNVSPLCAYIIENTLKQTPSSRMALSDILKSDWLANVDTSLYIVPFQKFVIEPTDTQDLTQLNPIEAKARKKLETYGITTKLLCDNVALSSKSSVIGVYRIIIHRFQQALFEASRERKESMANKCDKKHGRKNSNVKNKMSMTCILL, from the exons ATGGTTCAACGAGCTTCTATAG gtccAGTTCAAACAACTACACCATACGAACAATTActacataatttaaaacatgatTCGAGGTGGACGCACGag ATATCACTCGGTAAACGAGTGGGTTTTTATCGATTTTCGGGTGATATTGGTAGTGGAAATTTTTCGCAAGTCAAAATGGCAATTCATCAACTCACTAAGG aTAAGgtagcaataaaaataattgataaaagtaaattgGATAATAAAACACGTAAAATGCTTGCACGTGAAATAGCAACAATGGAAGCTGTACATCATCCAAATATTATTCg attatttgaaGTTGTGGAAACCTACACAAAAATACATCTAGTCACTGAATATGCAAAAGGTGGagagttatttaataaaatatcgtcGGAAGGAAAAATTCATGAAACTGAagcgaaaattgtttttacacaAGTTGTTTTAGCTGTTAATTACATG CATAGTAAAGGTTTCATTCATCGTGATATCAAAGccgaaaatgtattttatgctggtccaaattatgttaaattaggtgattttggtTTTagcacaaaattattaaaag GTCCCGATGAACATTTGAACACATTTTGTGGATCACCGCCATACGCAGCGCCTGAGTTATTTCGTGACCAACATTACATTGGACGTTCCGTAGATACATGGGCCTTAGGTgtattactttattttgtaGTAACCGGTGCAATGCCATTTCGTGCAAACACGGTTGTCAAATTAAAAGACTGTATATTAAATGGTAAATATGATATCCCATCAAATGTGTCACCATTATGCGCTTACATCATTGAAAACACACTGAAACAAACACCTAGTTCGCGAATGGCATTATCTGATATACTCAAATCAGATTGGTTAGCCAATGTGGATACATCATTATACATCGtaccttttcaaaaatttgttattgaacCAACGGACACACAAGATTTAACACAATTAAATCCAATTGAAGCTAAAGctcgaaaaaaattagaaacttatggtattacaacaaaattattatgtgaTAACGTAGCATTAAGTAGTAAAAGTTCTGTGATTGGAGTGTATCGTATTATTATACATCGTTTTCAACAAGCACTGTTTGAAGCGAGTCGTGAACGTAAAGAGAGTATGGCGaataaatgtgataaaaaacatGGACGAAAAAATtctaatgttaaaaataaaatgtctatgacatgtatattattgtaa